In a single window of the Elaeis guineensis isolate ETL-2024a chromosome 4, EG11, whole genome shotgun sequence genome:
- the LOC105043231 gene encoding L-type lectin-domain containing receptor kinase IX.1-like — MIPLIPLLPLRLLLLLSISSFLPTATPSTHFNFTSFTPNTPGINFSGDAFTSGDNVIQLTRNSADGSLLQSSGHAVYATPIQLWNPATLAIADFTTHFRFIIKALHPTTYGDGLAFFIAPVGYELPLNSNGSWLGLFNSTTNNSISTQLVAVEFDTFMNSWDPDDNHIGINVNSIVSNVTLTWGSDIKNESTGSARIGYNSTSGQLSVFLTYGDDRYNGTPSLWRRLNLTEVLPERVIIGFSASTGGLTELHQIISWDFSSSFVNDQEAPSKKMRKKTPLVAAVVVGVGLMVACFGYFLFIKKKSREKGGKEADLVFNESMEDKLAEGTGPRRFTYKELVRATRNFSEEGKLGQGGFGGVYMGLLKGNPSSEMVMVAVKRFSRGSSQGRKEYVSEVTIIGRLRHRNLVRLIGWCHDNGEFLLVYEYMPNGSLDAYLFGKKSSLSWPVRYRIVLGLASALLYLHEEWEQCVVHRDIKASNVMLDSSFNAKLGDFGLARLVDHELGSQTTVLAGTLGYLAPECVTTGKAGRESDVYSFGVVVLEVACGRKAIDPKAEEVEQRLVNWVWELYERGRVVEAADGRLEGELDERQMERVTALGLWCAQPDYKLRPSMRQVVQVLTAEAPVPSLPKPMKYDAPPALDVTNFACTGTGTMDSSSSSSRYHGSSQASSGAHSPTNLSCKLNA; from the coding sequence ATGATTCCTCTCATCCCACTCTTACCAttacgtcttcttcttcttctttccatctctTCCTTCCTTCCCACTGCCACCCCTTCCACCCACTTCAATTTCACCTCCTTCACCCCCAACACCCCCGGCATCAACTTCTCCGGCGACGCCTTCACCTCCGGCGACAACGTCATCCAGCTCACCCGCAACAGCGCCGACGGCAGCCTCTTGCAGAGCTCCGGCCACGCCGTGTATGCCACCCCGATCCAGCTATGGAACCCTGCCACCCTCGCCATCGCTGACTTCACCACCCACTTCCGGTTCATCATCAAAGCTCTCCACCCGACCACCTATGGTGATGGCCTTGCCTTCTTTATCGCTCCGGTCGGCTACGAGCTCCCGCTAAACTCTAATGGCTCGTGGCTCGGCCTCTTCAACTCAACCACCAATAATTCTATCTCAACGCAGCTCGTCGCCGTCGAGTTCGACACGTTCATGAACTCATGGGATCCTGACGACAACCACATCGGCATCAATGTCAACTCCATCGTCTCCAACGTGACGCTTACGTGGGGCAGCGACATCAAGAACGAGAGCACCGGGTCGGCGCGGATCGGCTACAACTCCACATCGGGCCAGCTCTCTGTGTTCCTCACCTATGGTGACGACCGCTATAATGGAACTCCAAGCCTGTGGCGCCGCCTCAACCTGACAGAGGTCCTTCCAGAGAGGGTGATCATTGGGTTCTCGGCCTCCACAGGAGGCCTGACGGAGCTTCACCAGATTATTTCTTGGGATTTCTCCTCTAGCTTTGTTAATGACCAGGAGGCACCTTCCAAGAAGATGAGGAAGAAAACCCCTTTGGTGGCGGCCGTGGTGGTGGGAGTTGGACTTATGGTTGCATGCTTCGGTTACTTCTTGTTCATTAAGAAGAAATCACGTGAGAAGGGAGGAAAGGAGGCGGACTTGGTTTTTAATGAATCAATGGAGGATAAATTGGCTGAAGGAACCGGACCCAGGCGGTTCACTTACAAAGAACTAGTCCGAGCTACAAGAAACTTCAGCGAGGAAGGCAAGCTCGGGCAAGGAGGCTTTGGAGGTGTCTACATGGGACTTCTCAAGGGTAATCCATCGTCCGAGATGGTCATGGTCGCCGTCAAGAGGTTCTCAAGAGGCTCGAGCCAAGGGCGGAAGGAGTACGTATCGGAGGTGACGATCATCGGCCGACTACGGCACCGAAACCTCGTGAGATTGATAGGCTGGTGCCACGACAACGGAGAATTCCTCCTTGTCTACGAGTACATGCCCAATGGCAGCCTTGACGCCTACCTCTTCGGCAAGAAGTCCTCCTTGTCCTGGCCGGTGCGGTACCGGATCGTGCTCGGCCTGGCCTCGGCATTACTCTACCTTCATGAAGAATGGGAGCAGTGCGTGGTGCACAGAGATATCAAGGCGAGCAACGTGATGCTGGATTCAAGCTTCAACGCGAAGCTGGGCGACTTCGGGCTGGCAAGGCTGGTAGACCACGAGCTGGGCTCGCAGACGACGGTGCTGGCGGGGACGTTGGGGTATCTGGCGCCCGAGTGCGTGACGACAGGCAAGGCTGGGAGGGAGTCGGATGTGTATAGCTTCGGAGTGGTGGTACTTGAGGTGGCTTGTGGGAGGAAGGCCATCGATCCCAAGGctgaggaggtggagcagaggcTGGTGAACTGGGTGTGGGAGCTCTATGAGAGGGGGAGGGTGGTGGAGGCCGCTGATGGGAGGCTCGAAGGGGAGTTGGATGAGAGGCAAATGGAGAGGGTGACGGCTCTGGGGCTGTGGTGCGCGCAGCCGGACTACAAGTTGAGGCCTTCAATGCGGCAGGTGGTGCAAGTGTTGACGGCGGAGGCTCCCGTGCCGAGCCTGCCGAAACCGATGAAATATGATGCCCCACCAGCGCTGGATGTAACTAATTTTGCTTGCACTGGCACGGGGACCATGGATAGTTCTAGTTCAAGCAGTCGGTATCATGGGTCATCGCAGGCATCTTCGGGGGCTCATTCTCCTACTAATCTCTCTTGCAAATTAAATGCATAG